The genomic window TCGCCGGCCTGCTTGCCGGCTGGGTGTCGGGCCTGAGCGCGCTCGCGCTCTTGGTTCTTCTTGCAGCCTTCGGGGTCTGGCTGCGGCTGCAGAAATTCCGCCGCAAGCTCGTGAGCCAGCTGCCCGCGTACATCGACGCGATGGTGCGGCTGATCACCATCGGCAACTCCACGCAGGCGGCGTTCCAGCTTGCGATTGCCACCACCGAGGCGCCGCTGCGCGGCCAGCTGGAGCGCTCGGCATCGCTGGTGCGCGCGGGCATGGATCTGGATCGCGCCCTGCACCAGACGGCCAGCAACGTGCGCATTGAGGAAATGTTCCTGTTGGCGTCCATCCTCGGGCTTGGCGTGCGCTACGGCGGACGCTCCGACCTGCTGCTGGAGCGCGTGGGCAACTTCATGCGCGATCGCGAGCAAGCCGAGCATGAGCTGCTCGCCCTGTCGTCCGAAACGCGGCTTTCCGCCTGGATTCTCGGGTTGCTGCCTGTGAGCGTGGGCGCCTTCTTCATTCTCACCAATCCCGGCTACTTCATGGGAATGTGGAACGACGGGACCGGCCGCATGATGGTCCTCTCAGCCGCAGGCTTTCAGCTGTTCGGTGCGGCGCTTCTCTACCGGCTGGCGAAACTCACATGACCTTCACCACCAACCAGCTGGCGATCATCAGCCTGGCGCTGCTGGCCCTGGGCCTGATGACCGGTGCCGGCGCGCTGATCGCGGCCGACTTGCGGCGCTCGCGCAGCGGCAAGGTCATCGGCCGCGCCATCCAGCAGGTCACCACGGCGCCGGTCGAATCCGCGGCGTCCGCCGGTGCGGCCGACGTGTTCAACGCCCCGGCAAAGCCGGACATCGAGTTGCCGTTTCACTGGCTCGACTCGCGCATCGGCCGCGCGCTCGTGGCCAACGAGGACCGCAACCTCATCGATCAATGCGGCTTTTCCTCGAAGCGGGCGCAGCTGGTGTTTCTGGTGACCCGCATCTTCTTCACGTTCCTTCTTCCCTTTGCCGCCTATGTGCTGTGGAGCGCCGGCCGTCCGCAGCGTACTGTCACCATCGTGCTTGCCGCCGCGTTCGTCATCGGCTTCATGGCGCCCAAGTGGGTGCTCGGCCGCATTGCCGCCAAGCGCCGCGAGCGGGTGAACCAGGAGCTGCCGCTGTTCATCGACCTGCTTCGCCTGCTGCAAGGCGTGGGGCTGAGCCTGGACCAGAGCCTGCAGATCATGGCCAGCGACTTCTCGCACGTGCTGCGCGTGCTCGGCTACGAGCTGACCTTTGCCAACAACCAGTACAGCCGAGGCCGCAGCCGCGAACATTCGCTGCAGCGCCTTGCAACCTTGCACAAGAACGAGAACCTCCGCGGGCTCGTGTCCTTGCTGGTGCAGGTCGACAAGCACGGCGGCGCCGTGCAGGAGCCGCTGCGCGTCTTCAGCGACCGGCTGCGCGAACACCGGCGTTCCGAAATGAAGGAACGCATCGGAAAGATCACCGTGAAGATGACCGCCGTGATGGTGACCACGTTGCTGCCGGCGCTGGTCATCGTTACTGCGGGGCCAGCCTTTCTTGCCATCTTCCGTTCACTGGGAGCCGCCGCCAAATGAAGCCACTCGACTTTTGCGCAAGCCCGCGCCCTGCTTGCCGCTTGCTGGCCATCGCCTGCGCCGCGGCCGCGGCCCTTGCCGTTGCCGGCTGCGCCGGCCCCAAGGACCAGTACGCCGCCAGCACCGATGCGCAGCAGCGCATGGCCGCCGAGGCCGCGGCGGACACCAAGGCCGGCGCGGCCGTGGACACGCAGGCCACCTATCTCAAGCTCGTCGAGCAGATGCAGAAGGAAGACCTGTGGTTTGCATCGCTCGCGCACATCGATGCGCTGGAACAGCGGTGGGGCGTGTCGCCCGAATCCACACGCACGCGCGCCGAGGCGCTGCGCCAGACCGGGCAGACCGCGGCTGCCGAAGCCGCCTACAAGCGCCTGTTGGCCACGCCACTGGCGAGCGCGGGCTACCGTGGACTGGGGCTCCTGGCGGGCATGCGCGGCAACTATGCCGAGGCGGTCCAGCTGCTTGCGCAAGCGCAGCGCCGCACCCCGACCGATGCGCTGCTGCTGAGCGATCTCGGCTATGCGCACCTGGGCGCCGGCCAGATCGAGGAAGCGCGGCTGCCGCTGATGCAGGCCCTGCAGTTGCGCCCTGACAGCACCCAGGCGCAAGCCAATCTCGCGCTCTATCTCGAAGTGACCAACCAGCCCGAGCGCGCGGCAGCGCTGATGGATGCCCACCGCATGCCCCAGCCGACACGCCTTGCCGTGCGCCAGGCCGCACTGCAGATGCGCGCCTCGGGCAAGCTGCCTGCACCGGTTGCTGCTGCCGCAGCGGCGGGAACTCGCATCGACGCTGCTGTGGCGCCCCTTGCGCTCAAGCCGTCCCGATGGACAGGCGCGGGCGGCATGAGAACCGCGAGCCAGACCAACCCTTCGGCCTCCGCACCTGAAGCGCCGCTTTCACTGAACTCGACCTCGCGAGGTACCCCATGAACCACCAGCTTGCCGAGCGGATCGCGTTGACAGCCGCACTCTTCTTCATGGCGACCGCAGTCTCGGCGCAAGCCGTGCCGCCGGCGTCGCAACCCGCGGAGGCGCTGAAAGCGCAGGAGGCGCGGGAGGTCGAAGCCGAGGCCGAGGCCGAAGAGTTCGAATCGCCGCCGCCGCTGCTCATGGGCGACGCGACGCAGAGCCTGCTCGCCTGGCAACGCAGCGGAGAAATCGCCTCGCGCACACCCCGGCCCATTGCCGGCAGCATCGCCAGCCGCAGCTATGAGCGCTACATCAAGAGCTTCGAGCATCCGATTCCCGAGCACCTTGGCTCCACGGTGTCCAAGTCGAAGGGCGGCGGTGGCGCCTCCTCTTCCGCAGGCCGATAGGCAAAACGCCGACCCTCGCCGCGCAAAGAGAACCACCATGGAAACACGCAACCACGCAAAGCCCGGACACGCCCAACACGGCGTGTACGCGATCGAGTTTGCGTTCGTGTTCCTGATCATCTTTGCGCTGCTGTACGCGGTGATTTGCTATGGCTTCTTGTTGACGATGCGCATGAGCCTGCAGAACGCGGCGGAAGACGGTGCGCGTGCGGGGCTGCGTTATCAAATCAACCTTGAAGCCAGAAAAACCAAGGCAAACGACATTGCCGTAGAGCGCAGCGACTGGCTGCCCGCGGGCCTGAAAGCGAACCGGAATGTCGAGGCAAGAATCTGCCTGGCTGGAACGGACGACTGCTCGCAGGCGGCGCCCCCTTGCGGCCCGGAATGGAACAACCGGTGCCAGGTGGTCGTGACCGTCGCCGTCAGTGGGATAGACACGCTGTTTCCCGCGTTCCCGAGCTTTGCTGTCCCCACCAGGATCGCGGGCCAGGCCAGCATGCTGCTCGACGGGAGGTCGTTGTGAAGTCCGGCCGGCTCAAGCTCGAACGGACCATGGCTCGCCGCCAGCGAGGCGTTGCCGCCATCGAGTTTGCACTCGTCTTCGGTGTTCTGTTCCTCGGCATCTATGGCCTCGTGACGTTCTGCGGCGTTCTCTACGTTCAGCAAGTCGTCTCTCGCGCGGCAGAAGACGGCGCGAGAGCTGCTCAGTCTTTCCGCAGCGACACGCCGGCCGTAGACCTGCAAACGAATGTTCGAACGGCGGTCTATCGGTCTCTGGCGCTCTCGACGATTACCCCCGCTTCCGCAGGCAGCGCGCCTTCTTCAAAAGAGACTTGGCTTCGGGCGAAGATGGCGTCCCCTGAAGTGACTGTTTCGCCTGGAGAAATCGCGGTGAAGGTGACATACCCCTACCGCGAAAACCCGCTGCTGCCGGCCGTTCCGCTGACCGGAAGCTGGATGCCCGAGCACCTGCTTGGCAAGGCCACGGCCGCCAGATCCTCGTCATAAACAGATGCGAACAATGCGCGCATTCAGTCGAAGAACAGCACGGCGGCAACGCGGGTCGGTGGTCATCACTTCGGTCATCGCGTTGAGCCTTGTGGTCATCGTGCTTGTCGGCGTTGAGTTGGGCTACATGTTCTTTCTGAAACGCGAGCTTCAGAAGACTGCCGATCTTGCTGCGCTGGCGGGTGCGCAGGCCTTGCTACCCGCAAGCTGCGGCGAGGCAACAACCGCAGCAGTTGCGAACGGCGGGCAAAACATGCCCCAACTGATGGCGCCGATCACAGCAGCAGAAGTCCAATGCGGCAACTGGGACCCGACCTTGCGCCCAGCGCCCCTTCACTTTGGCACACCCGAGAGCGGGCAGATCCTCAATGCCGTGCGCGTAACACTCACCAGGACCGCACCACCCCTGCTGCCGAATCTGCCGGGCAACCAGTCTTCTGCCATCAGCGTCGAAGCGCTCGCGGCCAAGAAACAGCCACTCGCTTCACTGAGTATCCGCAGCACGATCGCAGCCATCGACCCCCAGCGTTCGTCGATCTTGAACGCCCTCTTTGGCGGAATGCTCGGGGGTGCCGTCGATGTGTCTGTCGGCGGTTGGCAAGGTTTGCTCGACACCAATATCAAGCTGCTCGATTTCCTCGACCAGCTCAAGCTGGATCTCAACATCAATGCTGCCAACTACGACGAAGTGCTTGGCACCAATGTGAACGCCGGCATCCTTCTGCAGAGCATGATCACGGTCATGGAACGCGGGGGCACGAGCACCAGTATTGCGGTGCAGACGTTGCAGCAACTTCTGACAGCATCGGCCGGGTCGCCCCAGCCGCTCACCGTCGGTGAACTGCTGAACATTGCTACAGGCACGGAGGCCGCGGGATTGCAGTCCGACCTGCAGCTCTTTCAACTCGTTCAGGGTGTGGTGCAACTTGCGAATGGAAAGAACGCGCTGGCAGCCGATCTTCCGGTGAATGTTCCCGGGGTCGCCGGTATCACCGCCAAGGTTCGTGCGATCGAGCCACCGCAGGTTTCAGCGGTCGGGGATCCTTCCTTGATCGATGCAAGTCTGGGTGTGAACGATCCCAACAAGATTTATGTGCGGACGGCACAGATCAGAGTCCTGTTGTCTCTTAATCTAAGTGGACTGACTGATGTCGTCTCCAATATTGCATTGGCCGCCGTTCAGGCGTTGGCACCAATCATCGGGTTTCTTGAGAGCGTTTTAACTCTGAACCTGCAAGGCCTTGTCGTTGACCTTCTTCAAGCAGCGCTTGGCTGCGGGAATTTTTTGCAGCCTGCGTGTCCGCCGCAGAAGATCGTCTACACAACTGCACTGCAAAGTCCCATCGATATCAGCATAAGTGCCGGCAACGGCTCCGCTCTCATTACCGATCACGATTGTGGAACGGAGGACGCCAAGTCACTGGTTGTACAGGCAGACACGAACGTTGTCCGGCTACATGTTGGGAAAATTTCTAACGCATTTTCTACATCGCTGCCTGTCCATGCGGATCCAATTGAACTCCTTGAGATCGGTTATCGCGAAGCTAAGTTTGATACTTGTCCTCCCTTGGGCTTGGGCGAATGCCAGGGGAAAAAATGGAGGACCGTTAGCGGCGCTTATGTAGATGATGAAACGAGTGCCCAAAAAACCATCATCGCCGGCCTGGGACTAGCCATCAATCCACCGAGTAGCGGAGGAGGCGCGACTAGCAATACCCTGACTTATGCGGCACCGGCGGCTGCGAATTTGCCCGAGATTGACGCTCCACCTTACGATGGCGTCGGCCCTGATCCATCATTTCAGCCGATCAGCGAGCAGGCGCTAGTCCAGAGCCTAGGTTCTCAACTCGCTGGCATCGACACCAAGCCGTACAAGAGCGACACCACCGGCATCCTCGGACCGCTCCTCAACGGCACTTTGACCCTGGTGAGTGGCCTGCTCAACACCATACAGACCATCATCACGGATGCGCTCTTCCCATTGCTCGACCCCGCAGTCAACCTGCTTCTGGACTTGCTCGGCATCGATCTCGCGAAAGCCGAGGTCGGGGCTCGCCTTTCCTGCAACCGGGGTGCCGAGCTTGTCTATTGATATACGTATTCCCCTGCCATGAGCGCTCCTCCCAATTTCGACGAACTCGACCTCTTTGTCTGGGAAGGCAAGGCCGACATCCTCGACCGTATCGCGCGGTGCATGGCGAGCTTCGACGTGGAGGTGATCCGGGCCGACGGCATGCCGGCGCCGCAGCAGGAGCGCGGCACTGCGCTTCGGCCGTCGGTTGCCATCATCAGCGTCACGGTCATCGATAGCGGGGCGCTGGCCCATGCGACCGAATTGCTGCAGGGCATGCCGGTGATCTGGGTGGCGGCGGCTTCGCGCGAGCGCGACTCGCGCACTTACCCGCCGGAGTACCTGCACGTTCTGCCATATGACTTCACCTGTGCCGAGTTGCGCACCATGGTGGCAAAGCTGGTGCGGCAGCTGCGGGCGCGCGACGTGGCGCCGCAGGCGCCCGACGTGCTGGTGGCGCATTCGGACGCGATGAAATCACTGCTTGCCGAAGTGTCCGCCTTTGCCGATTGCAACCACAGCGTGCTGGTGCGCGGCGAAACAGGCGTAGGCAAGGAGCGCATTGCGCAGCAGCTGCACCTGGGGCACCAGCACTACAGCAAGGGCGCATTCGTGGCGGTGAACTGCGGCGCCATTCCCGACGGCCTGTTCGAGTCGCTTTTCTTCGGCCATACCAAGGGCTCGTTCACTGGCGCGGTGCATGCGCACCGCGGCTATTTCGAGCAGGCGACGGGCGGCACACTGTTTCTCGACGAGATCGGCGACCTGCCCAAGTACCAGCAGGTCAAGCTGCTGCGCGTGCTGGAAGACAACGCGGTCACGCGGCTGGGTGCCACGGCGCCGGTCCGGGTCGACTTTCGGCTGGTGGCCGCCACCAACCGCAACCTGCGCGAGATGGTCGCGAGCGGCGAGTTCCGCGCCGACCTGTTCTATCGGCTCGCGGTGATCGAGCTGCATGTGCCCAGCCTCGAAGAGCGCGGCGAGATCGACAAGATCGCGATCTTCAAGGCGCTGCTTGCCAATGTGCTGGGCGACGAGCTCGAGGCGCTGGGTGAAACGCCGCACTGGCTGAGCGATGCGGTGGCGGAAACGTACTTTCCCGGCAACGTGCGGCAGCTGCGCAACCTGGCCGAGCGGGTGGGCGTGATTGCGCGGCAGCTGCATGCATGGGACCAGAACCTGATCCAGCGCGCCATTGCACTGACGCGCGGCACGCCGACCCCCTCGCCCAACGCGGCAGACAGAAACGGCCACGGCGCAGGCGCCAACGGCGCGGCGCTCGACGCCAGCGGCGACCGCAAGGGATGGAACGGCAGCGAGCGCAACCGCATCATCGCGGCCCTGGAAATCAACGACTGGAAGCGCCAGGACACCGCGCAGCATCTGGGCATCAGCCGCAAGGTGCTGTGGGAAAAGATGCGCAAGTATCAAATCCTGGACGGAGAGCCAGGCATCCCCGAGGACGCCTGAGCCCTTCTCCGCCCCTCAGCGCTCCGCCAGGCGGGCGCTCCGGCGCAGCGGCGGGTTTGCCGCTGCCGCGGCGGCGCCGCGATCGACAACGGGTTCGCTGGCGCAGCTTGCGTTGCTCGAAATGCACAGCGCGGTGAGCAGGCCGTCCTCGCTCAGCGCCGGCGGGCTCGGCGGGCCGAAGATGCGGTCGATCCACGCGTTGCTGGCTTCGGGGTCGATGCGCAGTTCGCCGGTGGTGCGCGCCAGGCGCAGCTCCGAAATGCGCAGGTCGAACACGGCATCGACATAGTCGAACAGCAGGTTGTAGTAGTCGAGCTGCGCGTCGAGCACGGCGGGCAAAGTCTCGCGCCCGAACTCCATCAGGCGGCGCCGGCCGCGGAAGGCCTGGCCCGATGTGCTGACGGCCTCCATCAGCTGGCGCTCGCGCTCTCGGCCCGACACAGTGCGCGCCCATGAGGCCGATGTGAGCTCCAGCAGATTCAGCTTCACGCCTTCGAGCTTGGCTTCCTGGTTGGCAACCTCGGCCAGCGCGGACTTCAGGCGCAACTGGCGGTCGAAGCCATTGCCGAAGTTCCAGTTCAGCTCGAAGGCCGCGCGCGTCGGGTCTTGCGGCGACACGCCGCGCGGGTCCTTGCTTTTCACGAACACCGCGTCCACGGTCGGGTAGATGCTGGCCTCCTGCTGGTCGACGAGCGCCTGGGCCCGTGCGACGCGGCCCTTGGCTTCGGCAATTTCGGTGCTGCGCTCCTCGGCGCGGCGCAGGGCTTCTTCATGCGAAGCGATGCGCCAGAACGTGGGTGCCGCGAGCACGGGCAGCGAATCGGTATTGGGCGTGAACTTGAAGTAGGTGTTGAACTTGGCCACCGCCTCATCACGCTGCGCCTGAAAGTCGGATTCGCGCGCGGCTACGCTGGCGCGGCGCGCGGCCGCCATGTTCAGGTCGTTCTCGCCCGCGGCGCCGAGCGCAACGCGCCGGGCCTCGGCCTTCGACAGCTCGGCCACCACCTCGGTGGACTTGCGTGCGATCTGCTTCTTCAGGTCGAAGCGCTGCACCTGCAGGTAGGCGGTCAGCGCATCGAGCACCACCTTCTGCGACGTGGTCACCACCGCCTCGTCGTCCGCCTGGTTGCCGGCTTCGGCCGCGCGCACCGCGGCGCTCATGGCGCCGCCGTCGATCAGGCTCACGCGCGCCTCGGCGGTCAGCACGGTGTAGTTCTCGGTCTTGGCGTTGGCCGCACCGCTGTTGTAGTTGCCCGAGGCGGTGCCCATCTTGAAGCGCGGAAAGCGCGCCTTCTTGGCAGCGTCCACGCTGAAGCTGCTGGTGTTGGCGGCCGCCTGCGCAGTCTGCACTTCAGGGTATTCCTGCGAGAGCGCGACCAGCGCCTGCTTCACACGCTGGGCATAGCTTGCAGCGCCGATCGACGGGGTGGAAAGGCGGCGTGCCGGCACCAGCTGCGCGGGCGGCTCCTGCGCGAAGGCGGCGCCCGGCGGCAGCGCGAAGCTCGCGCACAGCGCTGCGCAGAGAACGCCGCGGCCCATGCGGCGCGGGCCTGCCGATTTGCTGCCCCTCATGGTTCGCGAAACGCTTCGCGCCGAAGCTTGAGCACGGGACGAAGGATGTACCAGATGAACGGATCGGTTCCCACCTTCAGGTCGACCTCGGACTCCATGCCGGCGGTGACCCGGTTGTCCTGGTGCCCCACATAGGCCTGCCCGGTGCCGACCAGGATGCGGTAGTAAGGCGCTGCATTGGCAACAGCCGGATCGCGGTCGGCATCGGCGGCCACCAGCGTGACCTTGCCGTCGATGGCGCCGTAGCGCAGGTAGTCGTAGGCGGTGATCTTCACGCGCGCCGCCTGCCCCACTTCGACAAAGCCGCGGTCGTTCGGATTCAGGCGCGCCTCGATCATGACCTCGTCCTTGTCGGGCACCACTTCCATGATGGCCTCGCCGGGCTTGATAACCCAGCCGGGGCTGGCGCTGCGCAGGCCCTTGACGATGCCGTCGGCGGGCGCCTTGACGATGGTGCGGGAGCGCTGGGTGCGCGCGCGCGCAAGGTCTTCGCTCAGGCTTGCGAACTGGCGTTCCACGGTGGCCAGTTCGTCGGAGGCGCGGCGCCGGAAGCGCCCTTCGGCCTCGGCCATCTTGGCCTGTGCCTCGGCAATGACCGCACTGGCGGAAATGGCGCCCTGGCGTGCCGCGGCCAGCTCGCTTCGCACCCCCTCGACCAGCCTGCGCTTTTCGAGCACCTCGACCTGCCCGACCAGTTTTTCGGCCAGCAGCTGCTCCGAAATTTCGAGTTCCTTCTGCATCAGCGCCAGGCGGTCGTTCAGGCCCTTGACCTTGGCCTGCTGTTCGAGCTCCTTGCTGCGCGCCTGTTCCAGCCCCGACACCGCGCCGGCCATCACGCCGCGCTGCTCGAGCGCGCGTGCTTCATACGCCCCGGTTTCGCCGTCGAGCACGCTCTCGTCGATGTCGGCCGCGAAACTCTCGCGCTTGAGCGGCTTGCCGCGGCTCTCGGCCATGAGGCGGATGCGGGTGGCTTGCGTGGCCGCGTGGCGCGCAGTGAGCTCCTCGAAATTAAGGCCGCTGCCGCCCAGGTCGATCTCGACCAGCGACTGGCCCTGCTTCACGCGGTCGCCTTCCTTCACCAGCACGTTGCTGACAATGCCGCCTTCCAGATGCTGGATCGACTTGACGCGGTCCGACGGAATCACGCGGCCGGGCGCCACCACCACCGTCTCCATCGGAAAGCCGAGGCCAACGACGGCCAGCACGGCCACCACGCCGCCGATCACCCACTGTCGGCGCCGGCCCTCCGGCGATGCATGCGCGGCGCGCTTGTGCTCTTCGTCCTGGAGTATCTGCGGCAGATCTGATTTCAAGTCGCGGTCCCTGTTTGTTCTTTGATCGCCTGGCTCAAGCCATGGAACGGTTCGCCGCGGCGGCGCCCAGCGAGTGCGCATCGGCGTCGCTGTCTCCCGCGGCCGGATCGGTCAGCGCCACCAGCGGCTTCTTCACGCCGAAAAGCTTTGGCACCATCACGGCGGCCGTTCCCTGTTCGACATTGCCCTGCCCAGTGACGTGATAGACCACCGTGGCGGCCGACACGATGCGCAGCGAATGCGTGACCACCACCACGGTGCGCACCTTGGCCACCGCGAGCAGCGTGGCGAGCAGCGTGCGCTCGCTCTGAAAGTCGAGGTCGTTGCTCGGCTCGTCGAGCACCAGCACCGAGGGCTTGCGCAAGAAGCTCATGGCCAGCGCCAGCTTGCGCCGCTCGCCTACCGAAAAGCCCGTGCCTCCTTCGCCCACCACGGTGCGGTAGCCGTCGGGGAGCTTCGAGATGAAGTCGTGCGCACCCGAGAGCTTGCACGCCGCCACCACCTGCTCGTCGCTCTGGCCCGGGGCCGTGCGGCGCATGGTGTCGATCAGCGGCCCGCCAAACCAGTACACCTCTTGCGAGAGATAGCTGATCCAGCGCGAGAGCTCTTCGCGGCCGAACTGCGAAAGGTCGTACTCGCCGATGCTGATGACCCCGCGCGTGGGCGTGTACAGGCCCGAGAGCAGCTTGACCAGTGTCGACTTGCCGGCGCCGTTGCGCCCGACGACCACATGCAGGCCGCCGGGCCCGATGTCGAGGTCGACGTTCTCGAGCACCGGCTTCTGCGCGGCCTCGGTGAAGCTGAAGCTCACGTCCTTGAACGTCACGCGGCCCAGCGGCTGCGGCAGCGTCATGCCGCTCGGCGGTTTTTCGACCGGCTCGGAAAGCACCTTCTCGAGCCGCTTGGCCGCCTCCTTGGCGGCGGCCAGCGAACGCCAGCTCGAGACCAGGCCCGCCACCGGCTGTAGTGCCTTGAGGGCCAGCATGTTCGAGGCGACCAGGCCGCCCACCGTCATCCACTGCTGCATCACGGAGACAGCGCCCACCGTCACCACGATCACCGAAAAGACCGTCAGCAGCACGGTGGTGCCGTCGCGCGCGGATTCGATCTGGCCGTTCTTGCTGAAGCTTTCGCTCAGCCAGGCGTTGTAGGTCTGACGCCACATCTCGATGGTGGGGCCGTCGTTCGATTGCGTCTTGAGCGTTTCGCGCGCATTGCAGATCTCGGAGGTCATGCGGTCGAGGCCGCGCCCGCGCTGCACTTCTTCCACCCGGCCGGTGCGCACCTCGTCGGCCCACCACCAGGCCAGGAAGGCCATGACACCCAGGAACAAAGCCACCACCGGCAATACCGGCAAGGCGACGATGCCGATCACCACCAGCGCGAAGATCGCCATCGGCAGATCGAAGATCGATTGCGCCAGGCCGCCGCTGACCGTGCCGCGCACCGAAGCCACGTCACGAAAGAACTGGTGCCAGATCGACGCCGGCCGCGCTTCGAGCGCACGCAACGGCCGGTTCAGCATCGAATGGAGCAGCGCACCCGACACGCCGTGGTCGATGATGGCGCCCGCATTGCGCAGCAGGCGCGAGCGCCGCGCGCGCAACCAGAACTCGAGGCACAGGAAAAACAAGATGCCGCTCACCAGCGCGGCCAGCGTCGAGATGCCGCCGCGCGAGAGCACGCGGTCATACACCTGAAGCAGGAAGATCGACGGCAGCAAGCCGAAAAGGCTGATGGGCAGCGAGCGCCAGGCCGCGCTCTTGACCAGCGGATAGGCGTCGCGAAAGGCTTTGTTCAGCGCACCTGCGTACGGACTCGCGCCCGGCTCTTCGGGCGCATCGGCAACCAGCTGGCTGGGCAAGAGAAACTTGATCATGGGAAATGGCCGATCCGTCGGGCAGTCACGCCTCGATGATTATCAACTGTTACCCGGCTGTTACAAGCAAAATCTACCCTTACACGCCGCGGCATCGAAGCGCTCGCGCAGCCTCCTGGGTTGCCGTTCCGCCGAGGGCAGCGACGGGCTTCAGGAGACCTTCGGCGGCCACGCAATCTGCGGGTTTTCTGGCCCCCTGGCGGGCGTCATCCATAGGTAGTCCTTTGGCCAGCACCAAGGCGATGTTGGCGCACAGCAACATGCACAGAAGCCATGCGCCGAGCAGTTGCAGCCAGCCGAGCCACCAGCGGCGGGCGGGCGCTGCCGCCTTTGCTGGATAGCGTTGAATGGGCAGTGGCAGATACGCGCTGAATTTCATGGCAGTGCTTTCAAAACCCGGGCCAGCCGGGACAGGCCGACGCCTGCGGAACTCTTGGCCAGCACCCAGTCCCCCGGCTGCAGCAGGCTTCCGAGTGCGGTCGACAAATCGGACACATCGACGAACCAGTGCGACCGGACCTTGGTGCGGATGCGCGCATGCAGTCCCCGCATGAGCGGGCCGCACAGCAGCACGCGGTCGGGTTGCGATGCGAGCAGCTCCGGCTCAAGGTCGAGGTGATGCCGCTGCGCGGCAGGGCCGAGCTCCTGCATGTCGCCGAGGATCGCCACGCGGCGCGACGGCTCGCAGGGCGCCTGCGACAGCAGCTCGAGCGCGGCGCGCATCGAGCTCGGGTTGGCGTCGTAGGTCTCGTCGATCAGCTTGAAGCTGCCGCCGCCGATGTGAATGGTGTGCAGAGCGCCGCGCCCGCCCGACGGTTCGAAATGGGCGAAGGGCTCCACCGCGGCGGCCAGCTTCAGGCGCATGGCCTGCAGTGCCGCGAGCACGGCCACGGCGCTTGAGCCCATGTGTCGCCCGGGCGCATTGAGCCGCAGCTGGAGCGGTTCGCCGAGCACCAGGGCCTGGACCTCGCCGTGGTCGAAGGCGAGCAGCCGCACGTCGGCGTCCTTGTGCTCGCCGTACGTGACGATCTGGAGCTGCTGCGCCATCGCAGCCTCTGCAAAGGTCGCGAACTCGGGAATGTCGCGGTTCAGAACAGCGCCGTCGCCAGGTGCCATGCCCTGGAAGACGCGGCTGTCCAGGCGCGCGGCGGCCTCCGATGGGCCGCGCGTTTTTTGCGC from Variovorax paradoxus includes these protein-coding regions:
- a CDS encoding peptidase domain-containing ABC transporter, coding for MIKFLLPSQLVADAPEEPGASPYAGALNKAFRDAYPLVKSAAWRSLPISLFGLLPSIFLLQVYDRVLSRGGISTLAALVSGILFFLCLEFWLRARRSRLLRNAGAIIDHGVSGALLHSMLNRPLRALEARPASIWHQFFRDVASVRGTVSGGLAQSIFDLPMAIFALVVIGIVALPVLPVVALFLGVMAFLAWWWADEVRTGRVEEVQRGRGLDRMTSEICNARETLKTQSNDGPTIEMWRQTYNAWLSESFSKNGQIESARDGTTVLLTVFSVIVVTVGAVSVMQQWMTVGGLVASNMLALKALQPVAGLVSSWRSLAAAKEAAKRLEKVLSEPVEKPPSGMTLPQPLGRVTFKDVSFSFTEAAQKPVLENVDLDIGPGGLHVVVGRNGAGKSTLVKLLSGLYTPTRGVISIGEYDLSQFGREELSRWISYLSQEVYWFGGPLIDTMRRTAPGQSDEQVVAACKLSGAHDFISKLPDGYRTVVGEGGTGFSVGERRKLALAMSFLRKPSVLVLDEPSNDLDFQSERTLLATLLAVAKVRTVVVVTHSLRIVSAATVVYHVTGQGNVEQGTAAVMVPKLFGVKKPLVALTDPAAGDSDADAHSLGAAAANRSMA
- a CDS encoding TolC family protein, translating into MRGSKSAGPRRMGRGVLCAALCASFALPPGAAFAQEPPAQLVPARRLSTPSIGAASYAQRVKQALVALSQEYPEVQTAQAAANTSSFSVDAAKKARFPRFKMGTASGNYNSGAANAKTENYTVLTAEARVSLIDGGAMSAAVRAAEAGNQADDEAVVTTSQKVVLDALTAYLQVQRFDLKKQIARKSTEVVAELSKAEARRVALGAAGENDLNMAAARRASVAARESDFQAQRDEAVAKFNTYFKFTPNTDSLPVLAAPTFWRIASHEEALRRAEERSTEIAEAKGRVARAQALVDQQEASIYPTVDAVFVKSKDPRGVSPQDPTRAAFELNWNFGNGFDRQLRLKSALAEVANQEAKLEGVKLNLLELTSASWARTVSGRERERQLMEAVSTSGQAFRGRRRLMEFGRETLPAVLDAQLDYYNLLFDYVDAVFDLRISELRLARTTGELRIDPEASNAWIDRIFGPPSPPALSEDGLLTALCISSNASCASEPVVDRGAAAAAANPPLRRSARLAER
- a CDS encoding sigma 54-interacting transcriptional regulator translates to MSAPPNFDELDLFVWEGKADILDRIARCMASFDVEVIRADGMPAPQQERGTALRPSVAIISVTVIDSGALAHATELLQGMPVIWVAAASRERDSRTYPPEYLHVLPYDFTCAELRTMVAKLVRQLRARDVAPQAPDVLVAHSDAMKSLLAEVSAFADCNHSVLVRGETGVGKERIAQQLHLGHQHYSKGAFVAVNCGAIPDGLFESLFFGHTKGSFTGAVHAHRGYFEQATGGTLFLDEIGDLPKYQQVKLLRVLEDNAVTRLGATAPVRVDFRLVAATNRNLREMVASGEFRADLFYRLAVIELHVPSLEERGEIDKIAIFKALLANVLGDELEALGETPHWLSDAVAETYFPGNVRQLRNLAERVGVIARQLHAWDQNLIQRAIALTRGTPTPSPNAADRNGHGAGANGAALDASGDRKGWNGSERNRIIAALEINDWKRQDTAQHLGISRKVLWEKMRKYQILDGEPGIPEDA
- a CDS encoding HlyD family type I secretion periplasmic adaptor subunit, with amino-acid sequence MKSDLPQILQDEEHKRAAHASPEGRRRQWVIGGVVAVLAVVGLGFPMETVVVAPGRVIPSDRVKSIQHLEGGIVSNVLVKEGDRVKQGQSLVEIDLGGSGLNFEELTARHAATQATRIRLMAESRGKPLKRESFAADIDESVLDGETGAYEARALEQRGVMAGAVSGLEQARSKELEQQAKVKGLNDRLALMQKELEISEQLLAEKLVGQVEVLEKRRLVEGVRSELAAARQGAISASAVIAEAQAKMAEAEGRFRRRASDELATVERQFASLSEDLARARTQRSRTIVKAPADGIVKGLRSASPGWVIKPGEAIMEVVPDKDEVMIEARLNPNDRGFVEVGQAARVKITAYDYLRYGAIDGKVTLVAADADRDPAVANAAPYYRILVGTGQAYVGHQDNRVTAGMESEVDLKVGTDPFIWYILRPVLKLRREAFREP